A region of the Rhizobium sp. NLR16a genome:
GTCGGGTCGAAGTCGGCGGCATTGGTGGCAAGAAAATCCTTCACCGCCGCCAGCCGTTCGGCGACCCAGGGGCCGTTATAGAGCAGTTCGGCTGCCTGCCGGAACGGCGCGTAGTCGAAGGCAACGATGGTGGCGCCGAGGGCGCGTGCCCGTTCGATTGCGGCGTCATAGAGAGCCTCGACGTGGCTGTTGCCGAAGAATTCCCGCTCGGCTCCGTCGAGCACACCGATCCGCAACCCGGAGGTGGGCAGGCTGGCTGGAACGGCCTTGCGCGAGAACGGATCGGCGGCATCGTAGCCCTCCATCACCTTGCGGATCGCGACGCCGTCGCCGACCGTTGCAGCAAAGACGGTGACGACATCGACGCTGCGGCAGGCAGGCACGACGCCGACATTCGGCACCAGTCCCGGCGTCGGTTTGATGCCGACCAGATTGTTGAAGGCCGCCGGCACACGCCCGGAGCCGGCCGTGTCCGTGCCGAGCGCGAAGCTCGCCAGGCCCGAGGCGACGGCAACCGCCGAGCCGGAGCTCGAGCCGCCCGACACATAGTCCTTGTCGAAGACCGAGCGCGGCACTCCATAGGGCGAACGCGTGCCGTTGAGGCCGGTGGCAAACTGGTCGAGATTGGTCTTGCCGATGACGATTGCGCCTGCGGCCCGCAGCCGCGCAACGACGGTAGCGTCCGTCTCCGGCTGGTAGGAAAAGGCAGGGCAGGCAGCTGTCGTCGGCAGGCCCGTCACGTCGATATTGTCCTTTACCGCGAAGGGAATGCCCCAGAGCGGCAGGCTGTTCGGCTCAGGCGCCCGTTCCATCAGAGCGCGTGCTTCGGCGCGCAGCGCTTCGTCAGGCGTCGGGGTGATGAAGATAGCGGGATCCGTCGCGTCATTGCGACGGGCAATGACGATCTCGATAATATCGAGCGGGCTTTTGCCTGCCTCATAGGCTGCGCGAAGGCTGGTCAGATCAAGAATGGTCGGCAGCATGGGTCAGCACTCCTCCAGAACAACAATGATATCGCCCGCTTTGACGTTTCGTCCGGGCCCGGCGCGCAGGTCGCGGACACGGCCTGGCGCATGTGCGGTGACGTTGATTTCCATTTTCATGGATTCGATGATGGCAAGCGTGTCGCCGGTCGCGACCGGTGCGCCCGGCTCGACCAGCAGTTTCCAGATATTGCCGGGCACGGCGCTGGCGACACCGAAGCAGCCTTGGGGAATGTCCCCATCCGGGCTTTCGCCGGCGCCTTCGTCGGTAACGAAGCTGTCGAGACCCGCCGCCTTCCAGCGCTGGCGTTCGGCGTCGAAGGCGGCCTGCTGGCGCATCTTGAAGGTCGCAATCGAGGCGGCATTTGCCTGCAATTCCTGCTCATAGGCGGCGTAGGAAAATTCCGTCTCCTCGATCTTGACGGGATAACCGCCATGCGGAAAGGCGCTGCGGGCCTCCGCCAATTCCTGATGGCTGGCCGGAAAGAAGCGGATCTGATCGAAGAAATCGAGCAGCCACGGCTTGCCCCTGGCAAAGACCGGCGTCTGCCGCCAGGTGTTCCACACCTGGATTGTGCGACCGAACAGCTGATAGCCGCCAGGACCTTCCATGCCGTAGATGCACATATAGGCCCCGCCGATGCCGACGGCATTTTCCGGCGTCCATGTACGGGCCGGATTGTACTTCGTCGTCACCAGCCGGTGGCGCGGATCGACGGGGGTCGCCACCGGCGCGCCGAGATAGACGTCGCCGAGACCGAGCACAAGATAGCTGGCGTCGAAGACGATGTCGCGCACGGCCTGTTCGTCGGTCAGCCCGTTGATGCGGCGGATGAACTCGATGTTGTCAGGGCACCAGGGCGCATTCGGCCGCACGAGTTCCTGATATTTGCGCATGGCAAGTTCCGCATCCGGATCGTTCCAGGAAAGCGGCAGATGCACGATGCGACTCGGCACGGTGACGTCCTGGGCCGCCGGCAGACTTGCTTCGATTTCGGCCAGCAGGCCAAGCAGGCGTTTGCGGGTCAGCGTCGTGCCGTCATAATGGATCTGTAGCGAACGGATGCCGGGTGTGAGATCGACGATGCCGGGCAGACGGGCCTGCGAGACGGCCTGCATCAGCAGGTGCACTCTCAGCCGCAGAGCGATATCGAGCGTCATCGGTCCGTACTCAACCAGCAGATTGTCATCGCCCTGGCGGCGATAGACGACGGAGACAGGCCCGTCGTCACTCTTGCCGATCACAGGTGAGCCCATTTCTTCCTTCGCCCGATGCACGACCGGGCCGGCAATCGGATCATCCGATCGCGTGACGGGATGAAAGCGGATGCGATCGCCCGGCTTGAACTGGCCCATTTTCCACTGTTCGTCGCGCGCAATGACCGCCGGGCAGACGAAGCCGCCGAGGCTCGGGCCGTCAGGCCCGAGAATGATCGGCATGTCGCCGGTGAAATCGATCGCGCCGATTGCATAGGCATTGTCATGCAGGTTCGAGGGATGGAGACCAGCCTCGCCGCCATCGCTGCGCGCCCATTTCGGTGCCGGGCCGATGAGACGAACGCCGGTGCGGGCGCTGTTGAAATGCACCTCGTAATTTGTCGAGAACAGCGTCTCGATATCGCCGTGCTGGAAGAAATCAGGCGCGCCATGTGGACCATAGACAACGCCGACATCCCACTCGCGCGTCAGTTCCGCAGGCTCGGTTGCCGGCTTTGCGGCATCGGCGGTCGCCTGACGGGCAAGATGCAGCACATGGCCGGTCTTCAACGTCCCGGTGGCGTTGCCGCCGAACTGCCCGAGCCCGAAGGTGGCGCGTGAGCCGAGCACGACCGGAGCGGCAAAACCGCCCGCCACGGCGAGGTAAGCCCGCTGCCCCGGTCCATCGATGCTGCCGACGACGAGGATCTGGCCGGCGCGGATGGTGACGGCCTCGCCATGCGGCAATTTCACGCCGTCGACGCTCATCGCCATCCCGGCGCCGGCAAGGGCAACTGTCGTATCGGTATGGAATTTCAGCATCGGACCGGAGACCGTCAGCTCCAGCGCCGCAACCATGTCGCCATTGCCGACGAGGCGGTTGGCATGGCGGAAGGAACGTTCGTCCATCGGCCCGCTCGGCGGCACGCCGACATGCCAGAGACCAAGCCGGCCCGGCAGTTCCTGGATGCTCGATTGCGCGCCCGGCGCGATCACCTCGATGACATCGGCTACGAAGGAAAAATCACGTAGCGCCGTCGTCGCCACCTTGCCGCTCGCCAGAAGCCCGGAGCTGGCGATGGCCCTGAGATAGTCGAGATTGGTTTCGATGCCCGATATCGATGTTTCCGCAAGTGCCGCCTTCAGCTTTTCGATCGCAGCCGGGCGATCCTCGGCTGACACAATCACTTTGGCGAGCATCGGATCGTAGAAGGGTGTGACCTCCGTGCCGGTCTCGATCCAGCCGTCGATGCGTGCGTCCCTGGGGAACGCCACTTCCGTCAGGAGGCCGGCGCTCGGGCGGAAATCGGCATGCGGCATTTCTGCATAGATGCGCACTTCAATCGCCGCTCCCTTCGGCTGCAGGGCCTCGGCGCTCGAGAGCACGTCCTCGCCCGCCGCCTGACGGATCATCCATTCGACCAGATCGATCCCGAAGACGGCTTCGGTGACGGGATGTTCGACCTGCAGGCGGGTATTGACCTCAAGGAAGTAGAATTCCTCGCGCAGGGGATCGTAGATGAATTCCACGGTGCCGGCGGACTCATAGGAGACGGCAGCACCAAGGTCGATGGCCGCCTTGTGCAGGCGGGCGCGGGTCGCGGCAGAAAGTCCGGGGGCCGGGGTTTCCTCGACCACCTTCTGGTTTCGCCGCTGCAGCGAGCAGTCGCGCTCGCCGAGCGCGATGACCTTGCCTTGGCCGTTGCCGAAGATCTGCACTTCGACGTGCCGTGCCTCTGCCACGAAACGCTCGATATAGACGCGCGCATCGCCGAAGCTTGCCCGTGCGGTGCGCTGCACGCTTTCGAAGGATGCCTTCAGGCTTTCGGCATCGGCGCAGAGCTGCATGCCGATGCCGCCGCCGCCGGCCGTGCTTTTCAGCATGACGGGATAGCCGATCGTTTCTGCCGCAGCGAGCGCTTCATCGGCGCTCGACAGCAGGCCGGTGCCAGGCAGCAGCGGCACGCCGCTCGTCCTCGCGAGTTCCCGCGCCGTATGCTTCAGCCCGAAGGCAGAGAGGTGCTCGGGCCGTGGCCCGATGAAGGCGATGCCTTCGGCGGCGAGGCGCTCCGCAAAACCGATATTTTCCGACAGGAAGCCGTAGCCGGGATGAACGGCCTCGGCCCCCGTCGCCTTGCAGGCGGCAATGACGGCATCGACATTGAGGTAGCTTTCGCCGGCGGGCGCCGGCCCGAGGCGCACCGCTTCATCCGCCATCAACGCAGGCTTGGCGAAGCGGTCGGCATCGGAATAGACGGCGACAGAGGCAATACCCATCCGTCGCAGCGTCTTGATGACCCGGATGGCGATTTCGCCCCGGTTGGCGATCAGGACTTTCTTGAACATGCTCAGTCCTCGCCGTCCCAGATCAGCACCCGGATCGGCGTCGGATCGAAGCCATTGCAGGGATTGTTGATCTGCGGGCAGTTGGAGATGACGCAGAGCACGTCCATCTCCGCGACGAGTTCGACATAGTCGCCGGGTGCGGAAATGCCGTCGACGATCGTCATCTCGCCATTCGGCTTGATCGGCACGTTCATGAAGAAATTGATGTTCGGCACGATGTCGCGTTTGCCCATGCCGTGTTTCGAAACTTCGAGCACAAAGTTGTCGCGGCAGGCATGCAGGTATTTCGTGCCATGACCGAAGCGCACCGTATTGCTCTCGCAGGAGCAGGCGCCGGCGGAGGTGTCATGGCGGCCGCAGCTGTCGGCCGTCATCGTCAGCATGACATTGCCTTCGTTCGACATGATCTTGGTGCCGATGCCGATATAGGCAGCACCCTGCATGCGCATCGTATCCTGATTGGAATAGCGCTCGGAGAAATCATCGGCACGGTAGAAGAGCGTGTCGATCGCCTGCTGGCCAAGACTGTCTTCGATGCGGATCGTCTGGCCCTTGCGCACAAGGCCGGACCACGGAGCTTCGGCCGGAATGAAATGATCCTGCGCGACATTCTGCAGGGTGCGGGCAGGGGAGGTCTGAATGAAATCGGACATCGTCATCTCCTCAGGCCTGCATCAGGGTGTTGTTTTCGAAACCGCGCGCGGCTTCGGCCGTCGCCGTGCGGCAGAGATCGTCGGCAGCAGGGATTGCCGCCTTGTAGCGCGTGATGACGACAGGCTTCGGCTGATAGGTGGGATCGGGATCGAGCGGATGCGGGCAGGTGGAAAAGCCGACCAGCATGTCCATCTCGGCACGCAGTTCGACATAGTCGCCGCTGTTGGAGCGTTTGCCTTGCCAGCCGAACCCACCACTCTCGGCCAGGCGGACGGGCGCGAAAAGATTGAGGATGCCGGGAATATCGCGCCTGTCGAGGCCGAGCTTGACGGCGACGAGGATCAGATTGTCACGGGTATTGCGTGTCTTCTCACTCGGATATTTCGCGGCATTCGAGGTGGCCGTCGAGCCGCCCATCAGACAGTCATGGGCGCCGGAACTATCCTCGATCATCGAGAACATGACGCGGCCCATATCGGAAAAAATCACCCGCCCCTTGCCGAGTGCCGTCGTCCACTGGACCTTGGCGGTATCGACGAGATTGATCCGCTCGCTCGTATCGCCGGCATTCCAGGCAATGAGCGCCACCGTGGAATTTCCCTCTGCCTGATCGATGCGGATCGCCTCGCCGCGCAAGAGCTTCGTCGACCAGTACCAGCCGCCGGGAATGGTCTCCTGGTGGATGACGGCGGCGGCATCGATGGCCGGCGCCGGCAGCGGGCTGGGGCCGGGCAGGACCTTGGGCGCAAATTCCAGCCCCTTCTTCTGGTGCTCCTCGTAACGCGCGCGATTGGAGGCGATTTCTTCGGGGGCGCGTCTCACATGCATCATAGCGTCTCTCCTGATGATGCCAGGTCGTCCCGGCCATGCCCCAGGGAAGCGACCGGGCCGTCCCGGTCAGGGCTGAAGATCGATGGCTGGCCGGCAAGGCGCGGCGGCCAGATGGCAATATCCTTGGTGATGGTGGCGCCGTAGCGCTCCTTTTCCTCAGGCCGGTCGCGGCGGCGTTCGAAGGCGACGACGCGGTTGGCCAGCGTGAAAGCCTCGCGCATGTCATGCGTGACCATGACGACGGTCATCTGCGTTTCATGCCAGAGCCGCTTCATCAGCGTGTGGATCTCGGCGCGGATGCCGGGAT
Encoded here:
- the atzF gene encoding allophanate hydrolase, which encodes MLPTILDLTSLRAAYEAGKSPLDIIEIVIARRNDATDPAIFITPTPDEALRAEARALMERAPEPNSLPLWGIPFAVKDNIDVTGLPTTAACPAFSYQPETDATVVARLRAAGAIVIGKTNLDQFATGLNGTRSPYGVPRSVFDKDYVSGGSSSGSAVAVASGLASFALGTDTAGSGRVPAAFNNLVGIKPTPGLVPNVGVVPACRSVDVVTVFAATVGDGVAIRKVMEGYDAADPFSRKAVPASLPTSGLRIGVLDGAEREFFGNSHVEALYDAAIERARALGATIVAFDYAPFRQAAELLYNGPWVAERLAAVKDFLATNAADFDPTVRTIIEGAKAYDAVAAFEGRYKLEALRQKTGKEWEKADILMLPTSPTTYTVEEMMADPIVKNGHFGRYTNFVNLLDCAAIAVPAGFDADGHLPAGVTLIGPAFTDDAVASFADAMHRAANAGMGMDRLSAIPEASRVAPADDGLVPIVVVGAHLTGMPLNHELTRPGGRRIKSCRTAPDYRLFVLPGTVPPKPGLVREPGFDGKGLEVEVWKVTPETFGRFVQNIPAPLGIGKVALDDGSQISGFLCEAHAIEGAREITELGGWRAYVADQMTRA
- the uca gene encoding urea carboxylase: MFKKVLIANRGEIAIRVIKTLRRMGIASVAVYSDADRFAKPALMADEAVRLGPAPAGESYLNVDAVIAACKATGAEAVHPGYGFLSENIGFAERLAAEGIAFIGPRPEHLSAFGLKHTARELARTSGVPLLPGTGLLSSADEALAAAETIGYPVMLKSTAGGGGIGMQLCADAESLKASFESVQRTARASFGDARVYIERFVAEARHVEVQIFGNGQGKVIALGERDCSLQRRNQKVVEETPAPGLSAATRARLHKAAIDLGAAVSYESAGTVEFIYDPLREEFYFLEVNTRLQVEHPVTEAVFGIDLVEWMIRQAAGEDVLSSAEALQPKGAAIEVRIYAEMPHADFRPSAGLLTEVAFPRDARIDGWIETGTEVTPFYDPMLAKVIVSAEDRPAAIEKLKAALAETSISGIETNLDYLRAIASSGLLASGKVATTALRDFSFVADVIEVIAPGAQSSIQELPGRLGLWHVGVPPSGPMDERSFRHANRLVGNGDMVAALELTVSGPMLKFHTDTTVALAGAGMAMSVDGVKLPHGEAVTIRAGQILVVGSIDGPGQRAYLAVAGGFAAPVVLGSRATFGLGQFGGNATGTLKTGHVLHLARQATADAAKPATEPAELTREWDVGVVYGPHGAPDFFQHGDIETLFSTNYEVHFNSARTGVRLIGPAPKWARSDGGEAGLHPSNLHDNAYAIGAIDFTGDMPIILGPDGPSLGGFVCPAVIARDEQWKMGQFKPGDRIRFHPVTRSDDPIAGPVVHRAKEEMGSPVIGKSDDGPVSVVYRRQGDDNLLVEYGPMTLDIALRLRVHLLMQAVSQARLPGIVDLTPGIRSLQIHYDGTTLTRKRLLGLLAEIEASLPAAQDVTVPSRIVHLPLSWNDPDAELAMRKYQELVRPNAPWCPDNIEFIRRINGLTDEQAVRDIVFDASYLVLGLGDVYLGAPVATPVDPRHRLVTTKYNPARTWTPENAVGIGGAYMCIYGMEGPGGYQLFGRTIQVWNTWRQTPVFARGKPWLLDFFDQIRFFPASHQELAEARSAFPHGGYPVKIEETEFSYAAYEQELQANAASIATFKMRQQAAFDAERQRWKAAGLDSFVTDEGAGESPDGDIPQGCFGVASAVPGNIWKLLVEPGAPVATGDTLAIIESMKMEINVTAHAPGRVRDLRAGPGRNVKAGDIIVVLEEC
- a CDS encoding urea amidolyase associated protein UAAP2 — its product is MSDFIQTSPARTLQNVAQDHFIPAEAPWSGLVRKGQTIRIEDSLGQQAIDTLFYRADDFSERYSNQDTMRMQGAAYIGIGTKIMSNEGNVMLTMTADSCGRHDTSAGACSCESNTVRFGHGTKYLHACRDNFVLEVSKHGMGKRDIVPNINFFMNVPIKPNGEMTIVDGISAPGDYVELVAEMDVLCVISNCPQINNPCNGFDPTPIRVLIWDGED
- a CDS encoding urea amidolyase associated protein UAAP1, whose product is MMHVRRAPEEIASNRARYEEHQKKGLEFAPKVLPGPSPLPAPAIDAAAVIHQETIPGGWYWSTKLLRGEAIRIDQAEGNSTVALIAWNAGDTSERINLVDTAKVQWTTALGKGRVIFSDMGRVMFSMIEDSSGAHDCLMGGSTATSNAAKYPSEKTRNTRDNLILVAVKLGLDRRDIPGILNLFAPVRLAESGGFGWQGKRSNSGDYVELRAEMDMLVGFSTCPHPLDPDPTYQPKPVVITRYKAAIPAADDLCRTATAEAARGFENNTLMQA